The following are from one region of the Biomphalaria glabrata chromosome 4, xgBioGlab47.1, whole genome shotgun sequence genome:
- the LOC106054070 gene encoding muskelin-like isoform X1, which translates to MDMDEMIKSNLDHLSESDESSQFHFGHRTIARRREKIQYTVYKWSSYSYNYLPENIYYDRPSDQLSRWSSDSNNPPQYLILKLEKPAVVEYILFGKYEKTHVCNLRKFKVYGGLTEDHMIELLDGGLKNDHVSETFQLRHEIEGNPFPCRYIKIVPLQAWGPSFNFSIWYVELIGNNRWEEVKHSMNWYNTYKEREAIRLCLKHFRQRCYTEAYEALMKKTNIVLEHPILTQLHTLLVINGDFKACEDLVSQACNEGMFDQYISQQDYKPDWTPIEPVSIKKTDHGIEIRPGMRGGHQMCIDVLTETIYMFGGWDGNHDLADLWSYHIPTHTWVCISHDTERDGGPSPRSCHKMCLDYERKQIFTLGRYLDPSMRTPEKLKCDFHMYDITSQQWTFITEDTAAMGGPRLIFDHQMVIDIEHQTIYVFGGRVLSPSGTGTDDRSPEPVFSGLYSFHIPSNTWTLLKEDCPMLKSRIGHSMLFHPVKRVLYIFAGQRSKEYLNDFLMYNVNTKTIHLISDGKKKDGCQAGFTQRATLDPDLNEIHVFSFASCTLFQGLSRDKDKRDNVKNSFWVYDIHKDKWSCIYKNENSGQQYWMKMQHVEPVPRFAHQLVYDHIRKIHYLFGGNPGKDSLPRLRLDDFWSLKLSRPSTEFLLRRCRFLIRKYRFLEMSTQAPRQAMTYLQTELANVVDHNDPEETKEFQLLTSSLFPCTSARDHSDVNDAEDENSTPHFTQRTQLFDQLIEFFPESMTQPKKNLVDLVPLC; encoded by the exons at GGATATGGATGAGATGATCAAAAGTAATTTGGACCACTTAAGTGAAAGTGATGAGTCTTCACAGTTTCATTTTGGTCACAGAACAATAGCTCGTCGTCGAGAAAAAATACAGTATACAGTTTACAAATGGTCCAGCTATTCTTACAACTATCTTCCAGA aaaCATTTACTATGACCGTCCAAGTGATCAGCTTTCCAGATGGTCTTCAGACTCAAACAATCCTCCTCAG tatttaattttaaagcttGAAAAACCAGCAGTTGTAGAATATATTCTCTTTGGCAAGTATGAAAAGACTCATGTTTGTAACTTGAGGAAATTTAAAGTGTATGGAGGCCTGACAGAAGATCACATGATAGAGTTATTAGATGG GGGCTTGAAAAATGACCATGTTAGTGAGACCTTTCAGCTGCGTCATGAAATAGAAGGCAATCCATTCCCTTGTAGATATATCAAAATAG tCCCTTTACAAGCTTGGGGTCCGAGCTTcaacttcagtatctggtatgtAGAGTTGATTGGAAACAACAGATGGGAGGAAGTGAAACATAGCATGAACTGGTATAACACA TACAAAGAAAGGGAGGCCATAAGGTTGTGTCTGAAACATTTTCGACAGCGCTGCTACACTGAAGCTTATGAAGCCttgatgaaaaaaacaaatattgttttgGAGCACCCAATATTAACACAGCTTCACACTCTACTG GTTATAAATGGAGATTTCAAGGCATGTGAAGATTTGGTTTCTCAGGCATGTAATG AAGGAATGTTTGACCAGTACATCAGTCAGCAAGATTATAAACCAGACTGGACGCCCATAGAACCTGTCAGTATTAAAA AAACAGATCATGGTATAGAGATAAGGCCAGGAATGAGAGGGGGCCATCAGATGTGTATTGATGTTCTGACAGAAACAATCTACATGTTTGGAGGATGGGATGGCAACCATGACCTGGCAGATTTGTGGTCGTACCATATCCCCACCCACACTTGGGTCTGCATATCACATGACACAGAAAGAGAT GGAGGACCTTCTCCGAGATCCTGCCACAAGATGTGCCTGGATTATGAAAGAAAACAGATATTTACTTTAGGAAGATATCTTGATCCCAGTATGAGGACTCctgaaaaattaaaa tgTGACTTTCACATGTATGATATAACAAGTCAGCAATGGACATTTATCACAGAAGACACTGCTGCGATGGGAGGCCCAAGATTGATCTTTGATCATCAAATGGTCATAGATATTGAACATCAAACTATCTATGTCTTTGGTGGCAGAGTTTTGAG TCCCTCTGGAACTGGCACTGATGATCGTTCTCCAGAACCTGTTTTTAGTGGtctctattcatttcatattccTTCCAATACTTGGACATTGCTCAAGGAGGACTGCCCCATGTTGAAATCAAGAATAGGGCATTCAAtgctgtttcatcct GTGAAAAGAGTTTTGTATATATTTGCTGGACAACGATCTAAAGAATATCTCAATGACTTTCTAATGTACAATGTAAATACTAAGACCATTCATCTTATTTCTGATGGAAAGAAGAAAGATGGCTGTCAGGCAG GTTTCACTCAGAGAGCTACTCTTGACCCAGATTTGAATGAGATTCATGTCTTTTCT TTTGCTTCCTGCACTCTGTTCCAGGGTTTAAGCAGAGACAAAGACAAGAGAGATAATGTGAAGAATTCCTTTTGGGTTTATGATATTCACAAAGATAAATG gtcctgtatttataaaaatgaaaacagtGGACAGCAGTATTGGATGAAGATGCAGCATGTAGAGCCAGTGCCAAGATTTGCACATCAGTTAGTCTATGATCACATTCGAAAG ATTCACTATTTATTTGGAGGAAACCCTGGTAAAGATTCACTGCCCAGGTTACGCTTGGATGACTTTTGGTCACTAAAG CTGTCAAGGCCATCAACAGAATTTCTTCTCAGGCGGTGTAGGTTTTTAATACGCAAGTACCGTTTCCTAGAAATGAGTACGCAGGCACCTAGGCAGGCAATGACTTACTTGCAAACTGAATTAGCAAATGTTGTTGATCACAATGATCCAGAGGAGACAAAAGAG TTTCAGCTACTCACCTCATCTCTGTTTCCCTGCACAAGTGCTAGAGACCATTCAGATGTGAATGATGCTGAGGATGAGAACAGCACTCCACACTTTACTCAGAGAACTCAGCTCTTTGATCAGTTGATAGAATTTTTTCCAGAATCTATGACTCAGCCTAAGAAAAATTTGGTAGATCTGGTACCTCTTTGCTAA
- the LOC106054070 gene encoding muskelin-like isoform X2 yields MDMDEMIKSNLDHLSESDESSQFHFGHRTIARRREKIQYTVYKWSSYSYNYLPENIYYDRPSDQLSRWSSDSNNPPQYLILKLEKPAVVEYILFGKYEKTHVCNLRKFKVYGGLTEDHMIELLDGGLKNDHVSETFQLRHEIEGNPFPCRYIKIVPLQAWGPSFNFSIWYVELIGNNRWEEVKHSMNWYNTYKEREAIRLCLKHFRQRCYTEAYEALMKKTNIVLEHPILTQLHTLLVINGDFKACEDLVSQACNEGMFDQYISQQDYKPDWTPIEPVSIKKTDHGIEIRPGMRGGHQMCIDVLTETIYMFGGWDGNHDLADLWSYHIPTHTWVCISHDTERDGGPSPRSCHKMCLDYERKQIFTLGRYLDPSMRTPEKLKCDFHMYDITSQQWTFITEDTAAMGGPRLIFDHQMVIDIEHQTIYVFGGRVLSPSGTGTDDRSPEPVFSGLYSFHIPSNTWTLLKEDCPMLKSRIGHSMLFHPVKRVLYIFAGQRSKEYLNDFLMYNVNTKTIHLISDGKKKDGCQAGFTQRATLDPDLNEIHVFSGLSRDKDKRDNVKNSFWVYDIHKDKWSCIYKNENSGQQYWMKMQHVEPVPRFAHQLVYDHIRKIHYLFGGNPGKDSLPRLRLDDFWSLKLSRPSTEFLLRRCRFLIRKYRFLEMSTQAPRQAMTYLQTELANVVDHNDPEETKEFQLLTSSLFPCTSARDHSDVNDAEDENSTPHFTQRTQLFDQLIEFFPESMTQPKKNLVDLVPLC; encoded by the exons at GGATATGGATGAGATGATCAAAAGTAATTTGGACCACTTAAGTGAAAGTGATGAGTCTTCACAGTTTCATTTTGGTCACAGAACAATAGCTCGTCGTCGAGAAAAAATACAGTATACAGTTTACAAATGGTCCAGCTATTCTTACAACTATCTTCCAGA aaaCATTTACTATGACCGTCCAAGTGATCAGCTTTCCAGATGGTCTTCAGACTCAAACAATCCTCCTCAG tatttaattttaaagcttGAAAAACCAGCAGTTGTAGAATATATTCTCTTTGGCAAGTATGAAAAGACTCATGTTTGTAACTTGAGGAAATTTAAAGTGTATGGAGGCCTGACAGAAGATCACATGATAGAGTTATTAGATGG GGGCTTGAAAAATGACCATGTTAGTGAGACCTTTCAGCTGCGTCATGAAATAGAAGGCAATCCATTCCCTTGTAGATATATCAAAATAG tCCCTTTACAAGCTTGGGGTCCGAGCTTcaacttcagtatctggtatgtAGAGTTGATTGGAAACAACAGATGGGAGGAAGTGAAACATAGCATGAACTGGTATAACACA TACAAAGAAAGGGAGGCCATAAGGTTGTGTCTGAAACATTTTCGACAGCGCTGCTACACTGAAGCTTATGAAGCCttgatgaaaaaaacaaatattgttttgGAGCACCCAATATTAACACAGCTTCACACTCTACTG GTTATAAATGGAGATTTCAAGGCATGTGAAGATTTGGTTTCTCAGGCATGTAATG AAGGAATGTTTGACCAGTACATCAGTCAGCAAGATTATAAACCAGACTGGACGCCCATAGAACCTGTCAGTATTAAAA AAACAGATCATGGTATAGAGATAAGGCCAGGAATGAGAGGGGGCCATCAGATGTGTATTGATGTTCTGACAGAAACAATCTACATGTTTGGAGGATGGGATGGCAACCATGACCTGGCAGATTTGTGGTCGTACCATATCCCCACCCACACTTGGGTCTGCATATCACATGACACAGAAAGAGAT GGAGGACCTTCTCCGAGATCCTGCCACAAGATGTGCCTGGATTATGAAAGAAAACAGATATTTACTTTAGGAAGATATCTTGATCCCAGTATGAGGACTCctgaaaaattaaaa tgTGACTTTCACATGTATGATATAACAAGTCAGCAATGGACATTTATCACAGAAGACACTGCTGCGATGGGAGGCCCAAGATTGATCTTTGATCATCAAATGGTCATAGATATTGAACATCAAACTATCTATGTCTTTGGTGGCAGAGTTTTGAG TCCCTCTGGAACTGGCACTGATGATCGTTCTCCAGAACCTGTTTTTAGTGGtctctattcatttcatattccTTCCAATACTTGGACATTGCTCAAGGAGGACTGCCCCATGTTGAAATCAAGAATAGGGCATTCAAtgctgtttcatcct GTGAAAAGAGTTTTGTATATATTTGCTGGACAACGATCTAAAGAATATCTCAATGACTTTCTAATGTACAATGTAAATACTAAGACCATTCATCTTATTTCTGATGGAAAGAAGAAAGATGGCTGTCAGGCAG GTTTCACTCAGAGAGCTACTCTTGACCCAGATTTGAATGAGATTCATGTCTTTTCT GGTTTAAGCAGAGACAAAGACAAGAGAGATAATGTGAAGAATTCCTTTTGGGTTTATGATATTCACAAAGATAAATG gtcctgtatttataaaaatgaaaacagtGGACAGCAGTATTGGATGAAGATGCAGCATGTAGAGCCAGTGCCAAGATTTGCACATCAGTTAGTCTATGATCACATTCGAAAG ATTCACTATTTATTTGGAGGAAACCCTGGTAAAGATTCACTGCCCAGGTTACGCTTGGATGACTTTTGGTCACTAAAG CTGTCAAGGCCATCAACAGAATTTCTTCTCAGGCGGTGTAGGTTTTTAATACGCAAGTACCGTTTCCTAGAAATGAGTACGCAGGCACCTAGGCAGGCAATGACTTACTTGCAAACTGAATTAGCAAATGTTGTTGATCACAATGATCCAGAGGAGACAAAAGAG TTTCAGCTACTCACCTCATCTCTGTTTCCCTGCACAAGTGCTAGAGACCATTCAGATGTGAATGATGCTGAGGATGAGAACAGCACTCCACACTTTACTCAGAGAACTCAGCTCTTTGATCAGTTGATAGAATTTTTTCCAGAATCTATGACTCAGCCTAAGAAAAATTTGGTAGATCTGGTACCTCTTTGCTAA
- the LOC106054071 gene encoding U6 snRNA-associated Sm-like protein LSm3 isoform X1 — MADDQDQAIPVQTVEEPLDLVRLSLDERIYVKMRTDRELRGRLHAYDQHLNMILGDVEETVTTSEIDEETYEEIFKTTKRSIAMLFVRGDGVILVSPPMRTAT; from the exons GCCATACCAGTACAAACTGTGGAGGAGCCACTGGATCTTGTTCGGCTTAGCTTAGATGAAAGGATTTATGTCAAGATGAGGACAGATAGAGAACTTCGTGGACGCTTACAT GCTTATGACCAACATCTGAACATGATACTAGGTGATGTAGAAGAAACAGTAACTACTTCTGAAATTGATGAGGAGACATATGAAGAAATCTTCAAG ACCACTAAAAGATCTATAGCCATGTTGTTTGTCAGAGGTGATGGTGTTATTCTAGTCTCTCCACCCATGAGGACTGCTACATGA
- the LOC106054071 gene encoding uncharacterized protein LOC106054071 isoform X2 has translation MVQLWRAIPVQTVEEPLDLVRLSLDERIYVKMRTDRELRGRLHAYDQHLNMILGDVEETVTTSEIDEETYEEIFKTTKRSIAMLFVRGDGVILVSPPMRTAT, from the exons GCCATACCAGTACAAACTGTGGAGGAGCCACTGGATCTTGTTCGGCTTAGCTTAGATGAAAGGATTTATGTCAAGATGAGGACAGATAGAGAACTTCGTGGACGCTTACAT GCTTATGACCAACATCTGAACATGATACTAGGTGATGTAGAAGAAACAGTAACTACTTCTGAAATTGATGAGGAGACATATGAAGAAATCTTCAAG ACCACTAAAAGATCTATAGCCATGTTGTTTGTCAGAGGTGATGGTGTTATTCTAGTCTCTCCACCCATGAGGACTGCTACATGA
- the LOC106054071 gene encoding U6 snRNA-associated Sm-like protein LSm3 isoform X3: protein MAIPVQTVEEPLDLVRLSLDERIYVKMRTDRELRGRLHAYDQHLNMILGDVEETVTTSEIDEETYEEIFKTTKRSIAMLFVRGDGVILVSPPMRTAT from the exons ATG GCCATACCAGTACAAACTGTGGAGGAGCCACTGGATCTTGTTCGGCTTAGCTTAGATGAAAGGATTTATGTCAAGATGAGGACAGATAGAGAACTTCGTGGACGCTTACAT GCTTATGACCAACATCTGAACATGATACTAGGTGATGTAGAAGAAACAGTAACTACTTCTGAAATTGATGAGGAGACATATGAAGAAATCTTCAAG ACCACTAAAAGATCTATAGCCATGTTGTTTGTCAGAGGTGATGGTGTTATTCTAGTCTCTCCACCCATGAGGACTGCTACATGA